A genomic window from Actinomycetaceae bacterium MB13-C1-2 includes:
- a CDS encoding Shedu immune nuclease family protein, with protein sequence MARFGNDQTNVGRLDIRSEDEDGWIKAHFIPSELPQQKLTARKRLAGGVELLEFNSKTGILKIHPINTLSTHSDYLGPKYNQIRTLILETQLLDDYCDDLDLELILEMLPKGFVKDYAYGLGLLKDCNRLIRLIEDNTSCDEIVFTNGDNVAINNTTFHLGLARFAEIWREIRRINDRGNRAASRVKDVFVHNNLAAPLGLTATEFSLGRHPTSRLIAKAADGTEELSSSERDELIGTITSESTAIAESAPQKFQQLRRDIELVSLDRLIESYADALEQNRPEQYWQSFFDDNTFALQQVFGAPMVSVRSGAAVGGRGFSGSGEKIADYLVKNSLTNNVALVEIKKPTTQLLSNQEYRQGVFAPSKELNGAITQVLDQAYNLTKTFTNLKENSRQWDLESYAVSCFVVAGRTPSANDPEKQKSFELYRANSRSVTIVTYDEILERLKMLRDFLAAPATPQEEG encoded by the coding sequence GTGGCAAGATTTGGAAACGACCAGACAAATGTCGGTCGCCTTGACATCCGTTCGGAGGACGAAGATGGATGGATCAAGGCTCACTTCATTCCGTCCGAGTTGCCGCAGCAAAAACTTACAGCACGCAAACGCTTGGCTGGTGGCGTGGAACTCTTGGAGTTCAACTCCAAGACAGGCATCCTGAAGATCCATCCCATCAACACGCTCTCAACCCACAGCGACTATCTCGGCCCAAAATACAATCAGATACGCACACTCATTCTGGAGACGCAACTTCTGGACGACTACTGCGATGACCTCGATCTGGAGTTGATTCTTGAGATGCTGCCAAAAGGGTTTGTAAAAGACTACGCGTACGGCTTAGGGCTCCTCAAGGACTGCAACCGACTAATTCGATTGATCGAAGACAACACATCCTGCGACGAAATAGTCTTCACCAACGGTGACAACGTGGCTATCAACAACACAACCTTCCACCTTGGCCTTGCACGATTCGCAGAAATCTGGAGGGAGATCCGCCGGATCAATGACCGGGGTAACAGGGCTGCCAGTCGAGTAAAAGATGTCTTCGTTCACAATAACCTTGCCGCTCCGCTCGGCCTCACTGCTACGGAGTTTTCGCTCGGTCGACACCCAACCTCACGCTTGATTGCAAAGGCCGCCGATGGCACCGAGGAACTAAGCAGTTCGGAACGTGATGAGCTGATCGGCACGATTACCTCAGAGTCTACAGCGATTGCCGAGAGTGCTCCCCAGAAGTTTCAGCAACTTAGGCGCGATATAGAACTTGTCAGTCTTGATCGGCTCATTGAGTCCTATGCGGATGCGCTGGAACAGAACAGGCCAGAGCAATACTGGCAGTCATTCTTCGACGACAACACATTCGCACTGCAACAGGTTTTCGGAGCCCCGATGGTCAGTGTCCGCTCTGGTGCTGCTGTCGGAGGTCGAGGTTTCTCGGGCAGCGGGGAGAAGATCGCCGATTATTTGGTGAAAAACTCTCTGACCAACAACGTTGCCCTCGTCGAGATCAAGAAGCCAACAACGCAACTACTTAGCAACCAAGAGTATCGGCAGGGTGTGTTCGCCCCGTCAAAGGAGTTGAACGGCGCGATTACTCAAGTGCTCGATCAGGCCTACAACCTGACGAAGACTTTCACGAACCTAAAAGAAAACTCACGACAGTGGGACCTGGAGTCCTACGCCGTTTCTTGTTTCGTTGTTGCTGGACGCACACCCTCGGCCAATGACCCCGAGAAACAGAAATCATTTGAGTTGTACCGAGCCAACTCTCGCAGCGTGAC